One Triticum dicoccoides isolate Atlit2015 ecotype Zavitan chromosome 5B, WEW_v2.0, whole genome shotgun sequence genomic window carries:
- the LOC119312673 gene encoding flap endonuclease 1-B-like gives MGIKGLTKLLAEHAPRAAVKRRVEDYRGRVIAIDASLSIYQFLVVVGRKGTEVLTNEAGEVTSHLQGMLNRTVRLLEAGIKPVFVFDGEPPDLKKKELAKRSLKRDDASKDLHSAIEVGDEDSVEKFSKRTVKITKEHNDGCKRLLRLMGVPIVEAPGEAEAQCASLCKNHKAYAVASEDMDTLTFGAPRFLRHVTDLSFKKSPVTEFEVPKVLEELGLTMDQFIDLCILSGCDYCENIKGIGGQRALKLIRQHGCIEEVVQNLHKRYTVPEDWPYQEVRTLFKQPNVCTEIPDFQWASVDKEGLLDFLAFENSFSSDRVEKAVEKIKAANDKYSPAGRAKLLTPVANLSGSTEKESKCVLGASGQGLRSRTAVQVCSSSSSGFRYGSSSSKPLVLGRQSGVHVKPPTFSFI, from the exons ATGGGAATCAAG GGTTTGACGAAGCTGCTGGCGGAACACGCGCCGAGGGCCGCGGTGAAGCGGCGCGTGGAGGACTACCGGGGCCGCGTCATCGCCATCGACGCCAGCCTCAGCATCTACCAGTTCCTG GTTGTGGTGGGAAGGAAAGGAACAGAAGTTCTGACTAATGAGGCCGGTGAAGTCACAAG TCATCTGCAAGGCATGTTGAACCGGACTGTAAGATTGCTTGAAGCAGGAATAAAACCTGT GTTTGTGTTTGATGGTGAGCCACCTGACCTGAAGAAAAAGGAACTAGCTAAGAG GTCTTTGAAGAGGGATGATGCTTCGAAAGATCTTCATAGTGCTATTGAG GTTGGAGATGAAGATTCAGTTGAAAAATTTAGCAAAAGGACTGTGAAG ATCACAAAAGAACACAACGATGGCTGTAAGAGGCTGTTAAGATTGATGGGTGTCCCTATAGTTGAG GCACCAGGTGAGGCAGAAGCACAGTGCGCATCACTTTGTAAGAACCATAAG GCATATGCTGTCGCTTCAGAGGATATGGACACACTGACTTTCGGTGCTCCAAGGTTTCTTCGCCATGTAACTGACCTTAGTTTTAAGAAATCTCCTGTAACAGAGTTTGAAGTGCCAAAG GTTTTGGAGGAACTTGGACTCACAATGGATCAGTTCATCGACTTATGTATCCTTAGTGGATGTGACTACTGCGAGAATATTAAAG GTATTGGGGGACAAAGAGCCTTGAAACTCATACGTCAGCATGGTTGCATAGAAGAAGTTGTGCAAAATCTTCACAAGAG GTACACTGTTCCAGAAGATTGGCCTTACCAGGAAGTTCGAACCTTGTTTAAGCAACCTAATGTTTGTACAGAAATTCCAGATTTCCAGTGGGCCTCAGTAGACAAAGAG GGCCTTTTGGATTTCCTGGCATTTGAAAACAGTTTCAGTTCTGATCGAGTGGAAAAG GCAGTAGAAAAGATAAAGGCTGCTAACGATAAATATTCCCCAGCAGGGCG AGCGAAGCTTTTGACACCAGTAGCTAACCTATCAGGATCTACAGAGAAG GAATCCAAGTGCGTTTTAGGTGCTTCAGGACAAGGTCTGAGGAGCAGGACTGCTGTACAAGTATGCAGTAGCTCAAGCTCTGGTTTCAGATATGGTAGTTCTAGTTCAAAGCCATTGGTGCTGGGAAGGCAATCAGGAGTTCATGTGAAGCCTCCCACCTTTTCCTTCATCTAA
- the LOC119312675 gene encoding uncharacterized protein LOC119312675, translating to MAAIVEGPTPKYECLLFDLDDTLYPLSAGINLACRKNIQDYMRDHLRIEESQIAEMCLELYREYGTTMAGLKALGYEFENDEFHSNVHGRLPYDNLRPDSVLRTLLLSIPQRKIIFTNSDKVHAEEVLRRLGLQDCFEGVICFETLNPPAMTSNGLCKSQEDPMALSGEPSSDLDDLYGSDGRPKSPILCKPTIESMEAAIQIANVDPKKTIFFDDSTRNIATGKAAGFHTVIVGRSTLVPGADHALESIHNIKEALPEIWEVHDWSEFDAVPASAAVETSVIA from the exons ATGGCTGCTATTGTTGAAGGTCCCACTCCTAAGTATGAGTGCTTGCTATTTG ATTTGGATGATACACTGTATCCTCTTAGTGCTGGCATCAATCTTGCTTGCCGCAAAAATATTCAAG ATTACATGCGTGACCATCTGCGAATTGAAGAAAGCCAAATTGCAGAGATGTGCCTGGAACTTTATAGGGAATATGGCACCACAATGGCTGGTCTTAAG GCATTAGGTTACGAGTTTGAAAACGATGAATTTCATTCAAATGTTCATGGTAGACTGCCATATGACAATCTGAGGCCTGACTCTGTTTTGAGGACCCTTCTACTTTCCATTCCACAAAGAAAAATA ATATTTACAAACTCGGACAAGGTTCACGCGGAAGAGGTTCTGCGCAGGCTGGGTTTGCAGGACTGCTTTGAGGGTGTGATATGCTTCGAGACATTGAATCCACCAGCCATGACGAGCAATGGCCTATGCAAGTCCCAGGAGGATCCTATGGCGCTCTCTGGTGAACCATCTTCCGACTTGGACGATCTCTACGGATCGGATGGCAGACCAAAATCACCCATCCTGTGCAAACCCACTATTGAATCAATGGAAGCCGCAATTCAGATAGCAAATGTTGATCCTAAGAAGACA ATCTTCTTTGATGACAGCACCAGGAATATCGCTACCGGAAAGGCTGCAGGCTTCCACACCGTGATT GTTGGTAGGTCAACACTCGTTCCAGGGGCTGatcatgcactggagagcatccacAACATCAAGGAGGCGTTGCCCGAGATATGGGAAGTCCACGACTGGTCAGAATTTGACGCTGTTCCTGCTTCTGCCGCGGTAGAAACATCGGTTATTGCTTGA